The stretch of DNA CCATTCTAGAAAATCTCCGAAGTCACAGGTACAGTCAAAAGGGTTACCCCCTAGTTCCAAAACAGTTAACTTGGTGGCGGTCTTCGTTTCAAATGTGGATCTGTTGAGCATCTTGAGCTGGTTGGAGTTCAAATCGAGGTGTATCAGGCTGCTGGctccagaaagaaaatcagacGGCAGGTGGGAAATTCTGTTTCGACTCAGCAGTAGCGTCTCAAGAGAAGATGCAAATGTAGATAGGCTATTGGTTAAAAAGAACAGCTGGTTTCCACTTAAGTCAAGCAATCTGAGGTGAGGGAAGTATTCCAGTAATGACCAGTTAAAGAAATTTAACatgttatcatttatatatagGTCAGTGAGAGTCCTGGGCAAGTTAAGGAAGGCCTGACTGGAGATATGCCGAAGGTTATTACGGGCTAAGTCAAGCCGGGTCAGATTGGTGAGATTTTGAAAAATTTGCCAGTACCTGACATCTTGAGCATTCCACAGAAGGTCAAGGCGGTTCCCACTGAAAACTAATTCTCCCAGGGACGCGCTTTTCAGTTGTGTTTCTGTTAAAGTAAAAATGTCATTGTTGCTCAAGTTTAAAACTCTCAGGTTagttaaatgttcaataaatccTAGACGGTGCGTTACCCCTGCTATTCGGAAATAGTGCGCATTGTAGCTGAGATCGAGAACTTCTAACAATGGCAATTCACTGAAAGCAGCATCGTCATCAAAGTCTAGTCTATTGTTTGTCAAATCCAAATACTTGATACCAGACAAGCATGAAAATTCCGTTCCATTTAACACCTGGCCATTGCCATTTGAAGATAGATTTAAACAGGAAATGTTGCCAAAATCTTTAAACTGGTTTACCCCAATAAAGAAAATACTGTTCAAGCTTAAATCTAAGGCATTGCCAAGACGTGAACATTCTGTCTTTATTAAAGGACGGGTGTTATGATAAAAATTCGAATGTGGGTCAAATTGAATATCGGCTGAGCGTCGCTTCAGGATGTGACTTTGGAAAGAGGTCCCATTTGCATCATGTTGCTCGGTATCACTGACCAAGGGTGATATTCTGTTTTCTGACAAGTAAATGATTTTCAGGTTGGGGAACCATTGGAAAATACTAAAATCAATCTGCTTAATAAAGTTAACGCCCAAGTTGATAGTCGTTAAATTTGAGAGGTGCCGCAGGGGCATGAAATCTTCCTTTCTAAGTTCCTGGAACACATAACCTCTTAAATGCAACATCTGGAGAGATATAAGCTTCGAGAAATTTTTGGAAATGTTAATGTGCTGAGGATATTTTTTCAGTTCATAGTTGTAAGATAAATCAAGTATTTCTAAGGAGGGCAATTTTGTCAAAAATTCCCCCGAGGCTATTTCGTCCATTAAATAGTTGAATTCAAGATCCAATACCTTCAGATTGTGCATGTTGTCAAACCAGCTGGCAGGAACCTTCCGGAGCGAAGTGCTAGAGAGGTTTAGGTAGCGAAGTTGGGTCAGGGTTTGAAAAGCAAGTGGGTGTATCTGAATTGAAGCATCTCCTTGGCAAGGTACACAGGGAAATGGAGCGTTAAAACATCTCGGGCAGTTTCCACTTAAATCTAGTACTCTTAAATTGCTCAGTTCCTTGAAGTCTTCTTCACTGACGTTTCCAATATGGGTATTACTAAGGTAGAGTTCTGTTAGCGAGCTTGGCAGACTTGGTGGCACGCTGTGAAGGGGATTAAAAGATAATGACAGCACCTTCAACTTGGTAAGGTTTTGGAATGCTCCATTTTCTATGGTAAATTTTTTATCACAAGCAAAATAACAGTTCCAGCCCAAATAGAGACTTTCCAGGTTCCCAAGTCCAGAAGTGTTCTTTTTCGTTAACGTAATTATGTTGTTTTGAATTAGACtaagtttttttaaagattctggcAAACCAGCTGGTATTTGTTGTAACTGGTTGTCTTCCAGCAGCAACTCCCTTAGGTGTTTGAGGTTGAGAAATGCCCCGTCTGTAATAGTCATAGCTTTCTTTACAGCAGGATTTCCACTCTGGGACTTGGCATTATGGTTCAGGTTGATTTTAGTCAGATTTTGCAGCCCTTGAAAGGATTCATTCGTTACCCGTGTGATGAAATTATCAGACAGGTCTACTTCCGTCACATCTTTGTCCACTGTTTGGGGTACTTCCTGTAATCGACGACCATTACATTCTGCAATAAAAGAGCCATTTTCGTTTTTCACATCGCAAGGATAGCTTCGGGGATAACTGGCTTCAGTGAAGAACTCACAGGAATCAGAGATGAGCAGGAAAAGGGATGTCAGAAGCAAAAAGTGAAGGGTCATGTTTTCCTAAGGAAAATCAAAGTAGAGTCACAATGTTAGACTGGCAGTATTTTCTAGGCATTTCAGGATGAAATTCGCAGTGCTTTGACCATACTTTGAATGAGTTCTGAAGTAGGAGTTCTCTGAACGGTTAAAGAAATTGCAGTAAGTTCAGAATGGTTTTAGTTTTTCACCCTGTTCAGTTTCTTGATGTTCAAAGAAGCAAAAGATGAAGTTATCTGAGATGTGATGACAAGAAAACATGGAAAGCTTTGGCAGAAGCACACAGCAAGATGCCCCACCATCACAGGGGGCCTGATGTTGGATCCTGGCTATGGTTCATGCCAGACCTATAGCAGAGCAAGGTATATGTCTGTTGCTTCAGTCTATTAGCATAACTCAAGGAAACGCTGGCCAGCCCCAAGGAGAGTCCAGATCCAGCTTCTACTAGGCCATCCTTCAAGATTTCCAAGCCAGAGTCTCTCTACCTTATCTACACAACcatatattttattgatatttcccaCAATCTGTCTATACCTCTGTGATGGTATGTATCAAATTCTCTCATGTCCCAGCATGACAGGAAAGTGGACACTTTCGGTTTATAATAATAGCAAAGTGTCACGTGTTATGCTAAACATGAACATTTTCCCACCCATGTTTATGCTCCCTACAATGCAATAGGTTCCATTATTATCCATAGGTTGTAAGTGAGACTCCAACTCAGAGACTTAACTAATTTTCAGAAGGATAATACACTGCAGAGGTGAGACGAGTCCATCAGATTCCAACATGGTGCTTTTAACCACTAACCACTGAGAAAgccatttcctaggcaggttgatagggagtctaggggtccccaaggagagaggggtctggaattctcaaggaggaagaaaggacaaaattttttttctttctccacattccttaggattatataacaatcatgtatcctgcctaaggacagtctttggattcaaccttctgttatcttaaaatgttaattatgggagtagacctgatctttacaaggatgtatcttgcctgaggaccatgttatcttaaaatgtaaattatgggagtaggtctgatgaggtctttacaacctccagatattctttggattatataacttcattgttaacactagcaagcgggtactctttctgccctgttcttatgcctatgtcagaagctttctctatctcctttatactttaataaaactttattacacaaaagctctgagtgatcaagcctcgtctctggccccggattgaattcttctcctccgggggccaagaatcccagtgtattcgcgtgattcaacaacctTTCACCATCATGCTACACAATCTCATTTTGAAATCTTTATGTTAGAATATATCTTCAAATGTAGACAACACTCAAAAAGTTTTTTGTAGGGAGGCTACCACTTATATATCTCTTATCATACAAACACTGGTATTAATAGCCATTCTTTTGCTTTTGTAAACTTTTGTGGGCATGACATTTAATGTTTTTGTACGTACTCTATAATGTTTAGTAGAGTGTCTCACTTTCTGCGATTCTTCCTTAACAGGGggatgaaaatattattttcgtAATTATACAAAGCAATGAAAAGATTAATGTGATTGGTATGATCAAGggttatagtaaaaaaaaaaaaaaaaaaactctcaaaatcGTATTTCACTGGGTGTGGAGACCAATCTTTACTAAACTGTATTTTTCACTAAAATCCAACTCATCTCCTTAGTGTGAGTTATACCAAGTACGTGCTCTCTTTTTAAATTCTCCTAAAATTTAGGGTTAGTGAACTaacagtcactgctgctgctgctgctaagtcgcctcagtcgtgtccgactctgtgtgaccccatggactgcagcctaccaggcttttccatccatgggattctccaggcaagaacactggagtaggttgccatttccttctccaatgcatgaaagtggaaagtgaaagtgaagtcgctcagtcgtgtccgactcttcgaaaccacacagactgcagcctaccaggctcctccatccatggaattttccgggcaacagtactggagtggggtgccattgccttctcccaacagtCACTACTGTACCCTTACTACAATATGAAAAACTTTCATATGGATGTTGAGAAATCTGAGGATCAATAATTATTGCCCATTCATAAGAGCCAAGGAAAAGCCAGCTCCTTACGAGATGGAAGTTAAAGTGGAACAGAACTTGCAGGCATTTTCAGTTACCTGTAGTTACTCCCAAATACAGCACCATCAAGGTACCACTGTTTAATGTTTAGCTTTTActgaaagaaagcctggctttaCATGGGGAAGGCAGAATTTTAAGGCGATCCCTATGACCTTTTCCCCCTGGCATTACTCCTGTAATTACATTATGTGGCAAAAAGATTATCTAGATGGGCCTAATCTAATCATATGTGCATGCcaaagccacttcagtcatgtccagttctttgtgaccccatggagtgtagcctgtcaggctcctctgtccaagggattctgcaggcaagaatactggagtgggttgccatttctttctccaggagaagaAATGGACACATCATTGCAGACTTGAAGCTGGAGGGGTGGGTCCCTGGCAAGGAATGTAGGCATCCTGTGAAAGCTGAGAGTGGCTCCCTGTTGACAGCAAGGAAATGGGGGTCCTGATTTGACAACCCAAAGAACTGAAATTGAGGGACAGCCCAAATGACCTTGGAAATGACTCCTAAGCCAGAACCTAGTGATAAGAGTCCAGctggccaacaccttgacttGAGTCTCACGAGACCTAGAGCAGAGAATCCACTTAAGCCCACCCAATCTCTAATGCCCAGAAATGTAAGCTAATAAATGAGCATTGTTTGAAGGGTTTAAACATGGGGGTTATTTGTTATGCGGCAATGGAAAACTAATACATCTAGAAAACATCTGTGAAAAGATGCTTCATGTTTTCAAAATATGCAGCTTTTGCGGACTCCACCCCAGGTCTCCAAGTTCAACGTCTCTGTTGGGAGATACCATGTGCCAGGAGGGTAATGAACCTTGGAGAAGCAAGGAGCTTGGGTAGGTGACCCAGGCAATACTGTGTTTGCTTGCCACCTAAGCAGATCTCAGCCTATGTGACTTTCAAGTGTGAACATCGCTAGATTTGGAAGTCACTTCCTGACTCTTCCTTGTCCTTTCCTAGCTAGTAGGTgccttggggtgggggcagtgctagtgttaaagaacccacctcccaatgcaggagacataagagacgcgggtttgatccctgggttggaaagatctcctggagcaaggaatggcaacccactccagtattcttgcctgcagaatcccatggacagagaagcctggcaggctgcagtccatggggttgcacagagttggacacgactgaaacaatttAGAAGGCACGCACGCACAGATTATTAGTTAACTCACAGACATAGATGAAACACAACCACATTACAAGAACTCAGTTATGACACAAAGAAGTGAGACTAGAAGAGCCTTAAAACAGGAGGATTTCACCTCTTCATGGAGGCTGGGAAAGGTTTCCCTGAGGAAGTGAAACTCGAGCTGGGATTTTCAGGTTGCTTTGGcatgaagaagacagaaagatgtCAAAAGAATGTCTCAGCATATGAAAAGGCCCTGCGAGCATTCCTTTGAGTTTCCCACATGGTGCCGCCACAGGAGCCCTGGACAGCAAACAAGAGGGGTAATGGTGTGGGCCAGAGACAAAGCACAGCAGGTTTCAAATCCTCAAAGCCCACTGAAACCTGTGGGGAACTGCTTGCAACAGCAGGACTCAGAATAAGAAGTAGGGCCAAGAGGACTGGAAGGCCATGTGAGAGACAATGTGGACAGAGATCCTCAGCACCTCCATGTCACTACCATCAGCAGACATTTCTCAAATCTCATCTGAATGAGCATGTGACTGTGAGGGACCGAAAGAAAGTCACGGATGTAAGAATCCATGAGTGTGGATTTTGATCTTGATCTGAGGAGCAATGCAAGCAGGGTGGTGCCATGCTCATTATTCTACAGTAGTCTCTGGCAAGAGGGCACAGACCTTCAGGAGAGGTATTTTTCACTGATTCTACTGTGTAGGTGAGGCTGTGGGGAATCAAGTATTCCTATATTTtacttaagtgaaagtgaagtcgctcagtcgtgtccaactctttgcgaccctgtggactgtagcccaccaggctcctccattcatgggattctccaggcaagaatactggagtgggttgccatttcctacttggaGGGGTCTAAATTAGGGCCACCTCTAAGGTGGAGAGAAATTTGTAATATCTATCAAAATTAGAGAGACATACTTAGAACTTAACAATTTCAATTCTAGAAGTAGACCACAAGAGAGACCTTCACATACACAAATGCCTATCTACAAGGATATGCCATGCAGGGCCGTCAGCAATAGCAAAAGATTTGAAATAATCTAGATGCCTATGAGTCGTGTTCTGGTTAAATAAAGCAGGATGCTATAGTCAtaaatggaatactatacagccattaaaaaggaaaaggtaactctacattcatttattcattcaaaaatatttactaagcatatACTTTATTGGGGGAAATatagcaatgaacaaaacagatgaaaatatcTGTCCATTTGGAGCAGTATGTTAGATGGTGGAAAGTACTAGGGAGAAAATGATGGGAAAGGGGATGGTCATGTAGACTGTCCCTCAGTTGGGATGTGTCTGATGTCTTTGTCAGGATTAGACTGGGGTAATGGGTTTGGGGGAGGGCAATCACAAAGGTCAAAGGCCACTTAAGTCACAGCTGAGCAATGGCACATACATGACTTCCACTGTTGGTGCAGagcttgatcacctggctgaggtaGTGCCTATCAGCTTCCTGTTAAtagattaataaataattttaaaatatatttttaaaaagtctcttggGGAACAGGTGGCAAGGCAAGCTGGTTGCAGACTCTTCCCTGCATGCAGTACACAGAGTACTGTTAGTAGGTGAGACATTTCTATGTGGGTgcttgggtggggtggggtgggggtgtcccCAGGACAGGATGGTGCTGTGCAGCCTCCCTGCTGTTGccactgctgctgttaagtctcttcagtcgtgtctgactctgtgtgaccccatagacggcagcccaccaagctcccccgtccctgggattctccaggcaagaacactggagtgggttgccattttcttctcaaatgcgtgaaagtgaaaagtgaaagtgaagtcgctcagtcatgtctgactcgtagcgaccccatggactgcagcctaccaggctcctccatccatgggattttccaggcatgagtaccggagtggggtgccattgccttctccagtgcagccTCCCTAGCCTCAAGTTAATTCCTCAACATCTGATTCCAAACTCAATTATCACACAACACTGAGCAATTGAGGAGAAAAGCCTCTAGGTGGCGCTGGAGACCACAAGAAGAGCCCTTTGACACTTGCCTGAATATTGAAGCTTcactattttggccacctgatgcaaagagccgacttgttggaaaagaccctgatgctgggaaagactgagggcaagagaagaagggcacgacagagcaAGAGATGTTTCAATGGtgtcacagactcaatggacataagtttgagcaaactccgagagatggtgatggacagggaagcctggggtgctggagtccacggggtcacaaagactcagacacaaatgagcgactgaacaccaccaccatggCCTCCCAGAGAATCTGAGGCAACTTAGGGGCTAGGCCATGGAAATAAGCAGAATATTGCAGAGAGGATTTCTAAGTGAAGAGCTTGAGGTTCCTAACTCCTGCCTCCCAAAAGAGTGTCCTGAGGTAAAAACAGGATTTGACAAATTCCAAATAACTTCAATTTAAAGAGAAGTACATGGATGGAAAGAGTGGGAGGTGTGAAGTAGGCATCTAACAAAGATCTTAAAGAGAAAGCCCGATAGTTCAAGCCTCTCCACCTACCTCAGGGCCTCAGAGAGGCAAAACGGACTGCAAATGCTCATCATCCATAGCGCAAACCCTAACTCACAACATCCACTGGCCTCTGAGGTGAGATGGCAGAGCCCAAAGCCCTGGGCAGCAAAAGCCCCACCTCGGTAGCCAAGTTCTTCCTCTTAGTCACACTCATGCCTCTGGCTTCCAAAAGTCTTGGCTCCAAAAGGACCTCAAAGGGAAACAGAACCCAGAGAACTAAGAAGGGTACTCGAGAGAATTTACTCCcttagtgaataaatgaataataaataatgaaaaaaaaaacattcagccTGGCAGAATAAAAATGGCAACTCtgcaaataaaatagagaaatggcAACTAtgtggaagaaggaaaaaaaaaaaaaaagagaaatagcaaCTCTGAAAATAGAAGGGAAAGGGTCAATTATGCAAATAGGATAGAAAGCCAAACTATGCAAATAaagctgagagagagagggagagacagagagagacacttCTGTTGTTTGAGGCTAATAGCTGAAGGTACCCATTAAAGTGAGAGCAAAGAGTTAGGATTCTACAAGGTGAGAAAGGACATTAAGAGGAAAGCACAGCAGACACGGACTGTGTATGAACTTGaggaagacagaaagcagatggatGAGTGGTAGGTGGTACAGCAGAGTGGAGAAGGGCTAAAGCTGACGAGAGCGAGGTCAATTCATAGCAGACAAGCCCACAAAAGACTCGGGAGCTGCAGACAGCAGTCACAGGGGAGTCACCAGTGGAGTGCCAGGTGGGGCTGCACGAAGGATGGGCTGGAAGTCTGCATGAGAAGTTAGACCCCGTCTGAGTCCCTCCCTGAGACGTACTACCTTGAAAGGTTGAATCCAGAGCCTTGGTTCAGGAATTCAGGCACCAAGTGAAGGCAGGGGTGAACTGTCACAAAGCAAACAGGAGGGTTAAAGCCCTGTGTGTCTCTGGAGCGCAGATCCCCgttctcttccctcctctggcCCTGGGGCCCCTAACATCCACCTGGTTCATAAATGCTCCACTCCACCCCCCAAGCAGAAGACTGGAGCACCTCATTGGGAAAATGGAAAGGCACAGTAGCAGGGCCACAGTGGCAAAAATTAAGAGGTTGCCCCAAAAGGTAGTCATCAAGATGAAAATAGTttacaaaaaaatgaaagttccTGATGGACCATATATCACTATGAAATAATGACAGAATCGGACCCTGCATGTGCCATGCAGTAAGTCCCCTGCCTTCCTCCATCCCAGCTCTGGTTCCAAGAAAACTTACTTTACCAAAATAGGCCCCCAGCCTGTGGGCCAGAGTTCCTCactatgacttttaaaaatagaacactaAAATATTATGTGTCCTGACTGCCAAGCTGTTGGGGACCTTACCTGCCTGCAATTCTGCACCCAAAGCTAGGACCTCACTCCCCTCACCCTAGCCCTGACCCTGCACCACAAAAGAGACCTGTGATCACAGTGGTGCACCCAGCCCAGAGGTTTGCTCCCATCCTAGGCTGGGACCCATCATTTGGAAGGCCTGTCCTTGCAACTGAAACTTCTCATCAGCTGTTTGGGGTTCCACACTTGAGTACGAAGTAACAGTCAGTACCAGTCACCTGGCATTTACCCAGCATCAAAGAGAGATGcacataggcaaaaaaaaaaaaaggaaaatcacagaCAAAGGAATTAGTAGAATCAGGTCTTCTGGTCACCAGGACAGTGGCTGATGGTTTATATCTGAATGCAGGTCCTGTCTTGTACCGGTGCTCAATAATCTCTCTGCAGTtctgaaattcttaaaaatctgAGCACCAGaagatttggggtttttttcctaaCTTATTTGACAGAAAAAGCTGATCTGAACTGAGCTAAGGctactaaaatttttatttatccacTTATGGGAGCTCTGTGGTTTCAGAGTGGAAATTACCACATGTGTTATCATCAGGGCTGCTGTGGACCCATCCAAAGTGTTTTATAATAAATCCTCTATGTACtatgatggcatcaccaactcaatggacatgagtttgagcaagctctgggagatggtgaaggacagggaagtttggagtgctgcagtccatggggttgcaaagagtcagacatgacttagcaactgaacaacaaaactatCTTCTCTCGCTACAGTGCAAATTCTGAACTTTGACACAATTCTAGCCTACAGGTTGCAGGCAATGGATTGTGATTCAATAATTAAATCTCCTTCACTGGAAACCTATTAGCAATTCCTGAACTGTGCTTGGCATATGTCAGATCAGAAAAGAGAACGTGGTTGTCAACAACACTGAGTTTTGACTTCGTGGGCCTGAGATGCTTTGGCCTTTACCAGCCTCttcctccataaaaaaaaaaaaaaattagtaaaaaattATATGTTATGACCACGTTGGCATAAAGACAAATATAACCCAGACTGGAATATATTCACTCTTctgcagattttaaaaacaactaaaGTCTTTGCTTAAAGTGTCACAGGCCTTGTGTCTTTTCTGACCAAAGAGAAACTGGCGCTGGTTGTCAATGATGGTATCCTGGGGCTCAGACCAGGTCCTGGGAAAGTAGTCAAGATAAATAGGAGATACTTGCTTAAAAGTAAGGTAAGTATTAGGTTGGGAGAGGCTGAAGGGGAGGCCTAGGGTTGAGTGGAAGTGGCAGAATAGAGGACCAGAAAAGGACAGTGTTGCAGGTTGAATCGTGTCACCCTAAAATGATATGCTGACATTTTAGCTTCTCCATGTGAATGTGACTatgtttggaaatagggtctctgAAGTTGGAATCAAGCTAAGGTGAGGTCATACTTagacttgttcagttgctaagctgtatccaactcttttgcgatcttataaactgtagcctgccaggctcctctgcccatgggatttcccaggcaaggatactggactgggttaccatttccttctccaggggatcttccccacccagggatcgaaatcatgtatcctgcactggcaggcagactctaccaccaagccaccagggaagccccatactagACTCAAATGGGCCCTCACCCAGTGACTGCTATTCTgataagaagagagaaatttggacacagacaagGGAAGAGAGCCATgtggagatggagacagagactggagtgatatGTCTACAGGCCAAGGAACATCAAGGACTGCCAGGCACCACCAGACACTGGGGAAAAGGCACAGCCCAGACTGTCCCTCACAGCCTCCAATTGGTAGAggacacatttctgttgttttgagtCACCCAGTTggtggcagccccaggaaacagAGAGGAAGAGCAGAGAGCAGGGGGAAAAGTGCTGACCAGTGGACCCCATGGCTGAGCCAAGTTTGATCTGCTACATACAGCTCTTTGGCCGTGGCAGTGAGCTCTCTGCATAGCACACCCTGCCAACGATGGTCCAGTCTACACGGTCTCCCTGCGTGTTGCTTTGGAATatccaatgggaaaaaaaaatcgaGAACCCATTTCTTTAAAGCAGCatatgaatcagatcagatcagtcgctcagtcgcgtccaagtctttgcgaccccatgaattgcagcacgccaggcctccctgtccatcaccaactcctggagttcacccagactcacatccatcgagtcagtgatgacatccagccatctcatcctctgtcatccccttctcctcctgcccccaatccctcccagcatcagagtcttttccaatgagtcaactcttcacatgaggtggccaaagtactggagtttcagctttagtatcattccttccaaagaaatcccagggctgatctccttcagaatggactggttggatctccttgctgtccaagggagtctcaggagtcttctccaacaccacagttcaaaagcatcaattctttggtgctcagccttcttcgcagtccaactctcacattcatacctgaccacaggaaaaaccatagccttgactagatgaacctttgttggcaaagtaatgtctctgcttttcaatatgctatctaggttggtcataagtttccttccaaggagtaagtgtcttttaatttcatggctgcagtcatgatctgtAATGATTTTACAACAAAAGAAATTTGCCTCACATCCTGCTCCATGctgaataaatttcaaaaaattgctCACTATTGAGGCAGTCATTTCACAACTGTTTTCCTGATTTCCACAGCAAATCAGTTCTCTGGCTGGGTCCATGGTGTATGATAATCCAGTCCTCtttttccctcatagctcagtcggtaaagaatctgcctgcagttcaggagacccgggttcaatttctgggttgggaagatcccctggagaaggaaatggcaagccactccagtgttcttgcctggagaatcccatggatagaggagcctggcaggctacagtccatgaagtcacaaagagtaggactaCTTCACCTCTCTCTCTGAAAGCCTCCTTTGCTAAGATGTGATCTGCCTCATGCCATCTCCTGAGCTGCACTGCTTTCTCAGAATGGATCCTGCTGATGCCCCCTGACCCAAAAGTGTCAAAGGAACCTATGGATTGTTAAAGATGATGAATCCGCCCAACTGAATCACTGAGCTGATGGCCATGATGCATGATTCCACTGGAACTAAATGCTTGCCAAACTGGAAACGTTTTCTAATTTTGCATGGGTTCTGATGTCTTCATAGTTGACTATGTTGAGCACTGATACATTATGAAAGTAAATTGATAAAGAAGTGGCAGAGAGAATTTGTCACCTGAGATGAAATTTACAGTAAATACTAGCTACTTGACTTGATCCATTCCACATTTGATGGATTCACTAACACCTTTGGAAGACCAAAGAAACCACTACCACATTAAATGCACGTATCAACGAAGAGGTGGAGCCTGATTtcatacacataaaaatatgaaaaattatgcTATTTGAAATTTAGCAAATATGGTAGCACACGTTTGTTGAGTGCTTTATCATGAGGCAAACACTGGGAGCACAAATCATGTATTTTCT from Bos mutus isolate GX-2022 chromosome X, NWIPB_WYAK_1.1, whole genome shotgun sequence encodes:
- the TLR8 gene encoding toll-like receptor 8 isoform X2, whose protein sequence is MTLHFLLLTSLFLLISDSCEFFTEASYPRSYPCDVKNENGSFIAECNGRRLQEVPQTVDKDVTEVDLSDNFITRVTNESFQGLQNLTKINLNHNAKSQSGNPAVKKAMTITDGAFLNLKHLRELLLEDNQLQQIPAGLPESLKKLSLIQNNIITLTKKNTSGLGNLESLYLGWNCYFACDKKFTIENGAFQNLTKLKVLSLSFNPLHSVPPSLPSSLTELYLSNTHIGNVSEEDFKELSNLRVLDLSGNCPRCFNAPFPCVPCQGDASIQIHPLAFQTLTQLRYLNLSSTSLRKVPASWFDNMHNLKVLDLEFNYLMDEIASGEFLTKLPSLEILDLSYNYELKKYPQHINISKNFSKLISLQMLHLRGYVFQELRKEDFMPLRHLSNLTTINLGVNFIKQIDFSIFQWFPNLKIIYLSENRISPLVSDTEQHDANGTSFQSHILKRRSADIQFDPHSNFYHNTRPLIKTECSRLGNALDLSLNSIFFIGVNQFKDFGNISCLNLSSNGNGQVLNGTEFSCLSGIKYLDLTNNRLDFDDDAAFSELPLLEVLDLSYNAHYFRIAGVTHRLGFIEHLTNLRVLNLSNNDIFTLTETQLKSASLGELVFSGNRLDLLWNAQDVRYWQIFQNLTNLTRLDLARNNLRHISSQAFLNLPRTLTDLYINDNMLNFFNWSLLEYFPHLRLLDLSGNQLFFLTNSLSTFASSLETLLLSRNRISHLPSDFLSGASSLIHLDLNSNQLKMLNRSTFETKTATKLTVLELGGNPFDCTCDFGDFLEWMDRNLNVRVPRLTDVICASPGDQEGKSIVSLDLSTCVSDTIAAIFCFLTFSVTISVMLAALAHHWFYWDAWFIYHVCLAKVKGYRSLSTSQTFYDAYISYDTKDASVTDWVINELRFHLEESEDKNVLLCLEERDWDPGLAIIDNLMQSINQSKKTIFVLTKKYAKNWNFKTAFYLALQRLMEENMDVIVFILLEPVLQHSQYLRLRQRICKSSILQWPDNPKAEGLFWQSLKNVVLTANDSRYNNLYVNSIKQY
- the TLR8 gene encoding toll-like receptor 8 isoform X1, coding for MQRAHCHGQRAENMTLHFLLLTSLFLLISDSCEFFTEASYPRSYPCDVKNENGSFIAECNGRRLQEVPQTVDKDVTEVDLSDNFITRVTNESFQGLQNLTKINLNHNAKSQSGNPAVKKAMTITDGAFLNLKHLRELLLEDNQLQQIPAGLPESLKKLSLIQNNIITLTKKNTSGLGNLESLYLGWNCYFACDKKFTIENGAFQNLTKLKVLSLSFNPLHSVPPSLPSSLTELYLSNTHIGNVSEEDFKELSNLRVLDLSGNCPRCFNAPFPCVPCQGDASIQIHPLAFQTLTQLRYLNLSSTSLRKVPASWFDNMHNLKVLDLEFNYLMDEIASGEFLTKLPSLEILDLSYNYELKKYPQHINISKNFSKLISLQMLHLRGYVFQELRKEDFMPLRHLSNLTTINLGVNFIKQIDFSIFQWFPNLKIIYLSENRISPLVSDTEQHDANGTSFQSHILKRRSADIQFDPHSNFYHNTRPLIKTECSRLGNALDLSLNSIFFIGVNQFKDFGNISCLNLSSNGNGQVLNGTEFSCLSGIKYLDLTNNRLDFDDDAAFSELPLLEVLDLSYNAHYFRIAGVTHRLGFIEHLTNLRVLNLSNNDIFTLTETQLKSASLGELVFSGNRLDLLWNAQDVRYWQIFQNLTNLTRLDLARNNLRHISSQAFLNLPRTLTDLYINDNMLNFFNWSLLEYFPHLRLLDLSGNQLFFLTNSLSTFASSLETLLLSRNRISHLPSDFLSGASSLIHLDLNSNQLKMLNRSTFETKTATKLTVLELGGNPFDCTCDFGDFLEWMDRNLNVRVPRLTDVICASPGDQEGKSIVSLDLSTCVSDTIAAIFCFLTFSVTISVMLAALAHHWFYWDAWFIYHVCLAKVKGYRSLSTSQTFYDAYISYDTKDASVTDWVINELRFHLEESEDKNVLLCLEERDWDPGLAIIDNLMQSINQSKKTIFVLTKKYAKNWNFKTAFYLALQRLMEENMDVIVFILLEPVLQHSQYLRLRQRICKSSILQWPDNPKAEGLFWQSLKNVVLTANDSRYNNLYVNSIKQY